The Glycine soja cultivar W05 chromosome 8, ASM419377v2, whole genome shotgun sequence genome has a window encoding:
- the LOC114422651 gene encoding NAD(P)H-quinone oxidoreductase subunit T, chloroplastic-like: protein MKGIVILPFCSPMAFAAAPLIQVVLYGNPKFLFLRSTARCTVHASRRPPPPGPGVDTRIHWENEDEGWIGATNTKHQQTHKPNNNMLQADDFPDFLTASLGSHYEFLGVSPDADVEEIKVAYRKLSKEYHPDTTSLPLKTASEKFMKLREVYNVLSNEESRKFYDWTLAQEAASRHAEKMKMKLEDPRQQQLKNWEPVPDMVDRLGGRNMKLSDQAVSAITIDLFIIVFALCCIIYVIFFKEPYYY from the exons ATGAAAGGTATTGTGATATTACCGTTCTGTTCTCCCATGGCTTTCGCAGCAGCTCCTCTTATCCAGGTTGTATTATACGGAAATCccaagtttttgtttttgaggAGTACTGCTCGTTGCACGGTCCACGCCTCTCGCAGACCACCACCCCCTGGGCCTGGAGTTGACACCAGAATCCATTGGGAAAACGAAGATGAAGGTTGGATTGGAGCTACCAATACCAAACACCAACAGACCCACAAACCCAATAACAACATGTTACAGGCTGATGACTTTCCTGATTTCCTCACCGCTTCTTTAGGTTCTCATTACGA ATTCTTGGGTGTATCACCAGATGCGGATGTAGAAGAAATTAAAGTTGCTTATCGGAAATTGTCAAAGGAGTATCATCCCGACACAACTTCCCTGCCTCTCAAAACTGCCTCAGAAAAATTCATGAAATTAAGAGAGGTTTACAACGTTCTTAGCAATGAAGAGAGTCGAAAGTTTTATGATTGGACCCTTGCTCAAGAGGCTGCAAGCCGCCACGCAGagaagatgaaaatgaaattagaaGATCCTCGCCAGCAACAACTCAAGAACTGGGAACCTGTTCCAGACATGGTTGACCGCCTTGGTGGAAGGAATATGAAGCTTAGTGATCAGGCAGTTTCGGCCATCACCATTGATCTCTTTATCATTGTTTTTGCCCTATGTTGTATCatatatgttattttctttaaagaacCCTATTACTACTAG